The DNA sequence AACAAAACCAGAATTCCTCTTCCTGCCAATGaagttcctcttcttctttcacaAGTCTTGacgaagaaataaagaaagggcAAAGGAATAGACAAGTGAATTCTCAATATGAACTCCAATCAATGGATCAGGGTTAGTAACTCTATCTATTCCTATTTGTGAGAATAATGAATTTCAAGATTCTTATGACATGAATGGTAGTTTTAGAATGTAACGTTGACACTATTAAATTTGGATATATTTGTACAGAGACACCTAACAGCCTTGCGGAACCAGGCAAACTTGAAGAGGCAAGATGGGTGCTAGGGAGAGTTAGAGCCAAGAGGCATCGAGATTATGGAAGCCAAATTTCATGCTAGGCTCTTCTGTTTGTTAGTTCTTATTTGGAAGCCTTTAGCAATATTTGAGTTGCAGAGAGAcctaatactatttttcattggTTGCCTTGTGATTTGAGAGGCCTGAAATTTCATAAACAATATCATATTAATAATgcacattttttttatatgctaCATTAGGTATATGGCCATCATCCCTTTCATCCAATTAAAGTGATTATTACAtgttttatcataaaaactagggCAAATTACACTCCTTGAGGTTTGCTGAAATTTTTTACAATACCCTCGACTTGTCCAAGTGACGTTGATCTCCCTCAAGGGaaggttagtgctatattttacACAGGAGAAATGTTATACGCACCACTTTTGTATATACCTTCCACTTTTGGTATTAAAAATGATCGATAGAAAatgaaagaagataaaaaaaattgtcttttataCCATAAAAGGAAGGTGTACAGAAGGTGGTGTTAGGTGTAGACATCATTTCTCTCCCCTAATCGTAAGGACTTGTACACTTGTCTAGATGTGTGTGTGAAGCGCCTCGCTTTGAGTATGATCAATCCTAACTAATTATCTCGgtcaaaattttgaattgataAATGCTTGTTGCTTAAAACATTTTCCAAAAGGAGGTCAATTAAAAGAATGAACTTATTGACATTAACTTGTTGAAAAACATTACATAAATAGTAATCAAAGAAATGACAGTCTGAAACAGAAGCTCACCCAGTCATGACAAGCAACAAGAAAATGGTCTGCTCCCCCAGTTCTGTTCCAGAATCGATATCTTCCTGCGATTAAATGCACGTACCTCTCTAGGTATTGCTCCATCTGCTTACCATTAAGCTTTTGTTCAGCAAGAATAATTCTTAGCTTTTGTGAACTGAATGGCAGGTAAAACAAATGAGCTCTGCGAGGATCCTTCTCTACGAACCGTTTATTTCCCTCCATCAGTTTCATAAACCAACCTTCGGATGCATATAGTCCCCTCGTCCTTGGCTAGTGAAATATAGGCTTATCTCCTTCTCTGTAGACGTAAACTTTGAGCCTGCGTTCCATCAGTGCATAACTCCTGAAGAACAGATGTAGAGAAATGCTTCAACCATCAATTATCTACTGGAAGAAGAATGGTGAAATCTAGTTGACATGTGCATATTTCAAATTTGAAGCACTAAAATACAAAGGACTTGCTGAATTAATCAACGTTATCAAAGTTGCAGAATGATAACAATGATAAAAATGGAACAAGAATAATTCACAACTCAATGCTATATATCTATCTAGCACATTTAACTATTATGATCATACCTTGAGAACTTGGCAACATCCCGGAAAATAGGTGGATGAAGCCCAGAAGGATTTGATACGACACGGCCATTTTCGATCTCCAGTTTTGCTGATAAGAGTTCACGATCAGGACGAGAAGACCACCTAGGTCTCTGTCATCAATGATCAATCAATacacaatatgcaacaattagGAGTCCATACATACATATTCCATAATGTCTCATCTTTTTTTTACCACAAAGCTGAAACTCCATACCATATAAGAAGAGTTAAAACTCTGAAGCAATAAGGAGTTCATCCGAGTCAATGAAGTACTCAAATTGGACAAAGGAACTTTCGATAGAGGTGACTTCTCATTTTGAGCTTTCATTTCCCCCCTTTGCATTCCACTGCCATTTGAAGATTTTCTTGCAGTGATTAAGGTGCCCAAATCTTCATCCAGAAATGTTATGCCCTTTGAAGGAACCCCTAGTGGTGAAGCATTATATCTGTATTCTACAGGATCATGTGCATAGTTTGGTCTTTCATGAATGAAACCTTTCTGAATTGCATCTTCACTATTTTTCCCTCCATAACTGCTATCTAGGGTCTCTCCAATGCTCAAATTCCCATCCACATTAGACTCCAACTCATAGTCCAAATCTACTCCATTCCCCATATCCTTAGCTGGCAGAGCTACTGAGAGCTTCTCCGAATCTAACAGAGAATGTAATCTCCAAGAGGGAAGTGCAAAACATTAGAAAACAACTACTATTGCAACCAACACACCAACAAATAAGAACCGCATAGTAGCAATATGGTACAATCTCCGATCTAGAATAGACATAACACCCATTTTCATGCCTCAAAACTCAATTCATCAtcacttcaaagttcaaactaaACATTCATCCTTACAGCAATCTTAAACTCCTGTTCCAATATCCCAAAAACtagaaaaaagtttaaaaaataaaaaataaaaatataagcatGGTATCCCAACAACAGTTCTCACTTCttaaaactagaaaaattaagaaagaaattaACTTTATCATGAATTAAAACATATACCTTTGCTCCAGCAACCAACTAAGCTTCACACTACTCTATTCACTTGCAAGGAGAACGCATAAGAATCAAACTGAAGTTACTATAAAATGCTCTCATTCTTGAAGTTAATTACGTTCATACCACTGTCCAAAaactatacaaaaaaaaattgccTTTTTGTGTGTTGGCGATGgaggaaaaaagaaaatagaaaaccccaaaacgaCGTCGCTTCGTAATTCCGAAAATGCCCTTCATCCTTCGGTTTATCGGTTAGGAGAGTTATGTTTCACTGTTTTGAGCAATATTCTGAAAACTGGACCGAACATGTCAGTTCGACCGGTCTAATTATGAACCGGCAGTAATTACGGTCCGATTTGTCTTCTAAAACCGTTTCTCTAAAAATCGGAGGAGAATCGTCGAACCGGCCGGTTGAATCGGACAGAGAACCAACCGGTTTAaaagaaacggcgtcgtttttgcCAAATTTGCTCCTccgtttctttctccctttctcccTCCGTTTCTATCATTCACAGAAACTCCGCCAAAAAACCCTAGCACTGTAAGCCTACACCACCGCCGCCGCAAGGAGGGGCATACTGCCGCCGTCCGTCCGTCTATCTAGCTTCCCTCgtgctccaagtcttcaacccccGTTCGTTGTCACCGATCGCAGCTGCTTCCACGAGCTCGGCGTCCGCCGTTGGTTGCCGTTAACGTTCGCGTCTTCGTTCAGCCGTCGTCTTCGTTCGCGTTCTTCGCCGTTCAAGTTTGCTTGGCGTTCACCGTTCGCGTTCACCGTTCGGGTTCGCGTTCGTCTGGAAGCCATGTTGccctgcttcaaactctgcgaccAACCCGCGCGCTTCACCTAGCCGTCGAACTGCTCTCTTTTGTCGccgccgtgagttccctaaacccaccaccagacaatacactcacacaacaACAATACTCTGCGTGAACCAAACACCCCCCCTCCCCCCTCTTCccccaatcattcattcatttaatCATTTGTCACTATACTCCCTGTACTGGAGATTGGAGAACTCTGAAGCGGAGGAACCCTAGCCCTCCATAGTCGCCGCCGTTCCCAGGTCGTCGAACCCTAACCCAGTAACTCGGCAGGTACTCTTCATCTTCGCTGGCTTCTCGGCACCGAACCCAGGTTAGTGGCTCGTCTTCATCTTcggtcttcttcttcaatttttgttccattttttcttcaattcttcttcggtcttggtttgaactttgaagtttggttcttcaattcttcttcttcggtctTCCGTCTTGGTTTCCAGTTTGGTATTCCCTTGTATTTGCTGGTGGTTAATGGTGGAAATTTTACAAATTTGCAAATTTGTATGTATGATTCTGATTGCTCTGTCTTGTATTCACTATACTCTGATTGCTCTGTTAGTCAGTAATACTTACTCTGTTAATCTGTTTTAGTGTTTTAGTCAGTAATACTTACTCTGATGGCTCTGATAGTGTTTTACTGGTTTACCAGTTGCTGATGGCTCCTAATTTGTTTGTTGCAATATTGTTGAATGCTGTAGGCTGATGgctcttaatttttttgttcaaatttactgatggctttgtttgtagttgctggttttgctgggtgaaggtttagtgttttggaATGTTTCATAACGTGCTAATGTTTGTAATTGCTGGCTTTGTTTGTAATTgctgggtgaaggtttagtgttttgtgattattggttaatgttttgGTTTAGTGCTCTCTCTTTTCCAGATTCCCCTTTTCCCTGTATTTCTGCATGTTGCTGAATTGGTAATTAATAAATTTGCCTTTTTGCTGTAAATCGGGACTTTACTaggatttgttaaatttgttgctgtaacttgaatttgttgctgaatttgttgcttcCCAGTCACAGAATCAGAACAGAATGCTCAGTCAGTGCTTGATTGATTGGCTTTGCTCACAGattgtatttgatgataaattttaaattttaaatttgcactgcctatgttactgattcactgttcttttagtgctttttgttgttgttaatcattgtgatgagctttgttaaaatttgcactgcctatattgttaattaagaaaaaaattgccGCTTCTAATTGTTACTCTTGGAGGCACAAAACATTGTCGAACCAACTTAATAGCATTCCTATATCACCGTATTATTGTTAATTGAGTGCAGGCTAACGATCCTTAGGGCATGGAGGGGCAACAGAACAAGACGGTGAGAATATTTGTCGGTGGATTGGGGGAATCAGTAACTAAACAAGACCTACACAGTTTGTTCAGCTCTTTCGGCAATGTCGAAGCAGTCGAAACAATCCGAACCAAAGGTCGCAGTTTCGCCTATCTTGACTTCCTTCCTTTTCCCACCGATGACAAATCTCTTTCCAGGCTTTTTAGCAAGGttagttttttctcttttttttttagttaaaacttCATTAAATTCAATTGATTATAACAATATGCATTTTctgttaaaaactaaaaaaaaaaaaattgtcttggCAGTATAATGGTTGTGTTTGGAAGGGTGAGAAGTTGAAGCTTGAGAAGGCTAAAGAACATTATCTAGTGCGGTTGAAACGAGAATGGGATGAAGATGCTATGTCTAAGATTGAGCATGTTAGTGACAAACCAGTCACTACTGATAAGTTAGAGGAAAAGCCCACAAAAGAGAGTTTAAAGACAAAGCAGCTCCACATTTACTTCCCGAGGTTAAGAAAGGTGACATACTAATGTAACATacctttatttattcatttagtcGACACAAGTATGTATTCATTGGTCATTGACGTTGTTAAAAGCCAATATCCAATGAGTCTGGATGGATCAAGCTCCTCTAAATTGAGGATGTTGGTAAAGTTACAaattaagatagtggggttcacaTAAGTTAGAAGTTACAAATTCAGTGGTGATTAAACCTTCACTTTATCACTTTACTAATCTCATTTTAGAGGATCTTTTTTCAGTTTGGGAACCCTACGTTGAATGAACTCCATCTACAAATATGTTCACTGGTTGTGTTTCAACATGTTTTTTGGATGTTGAACCGTGACCTTTAAAGGCGTTTGTGTTTTGAATAACCTTTAAACTGTGAAGCTAAAAGGTGTGGATGCCAGTCTTTGGTGTGTATCTAGTGTGGCTATGGCTTTGTAGAATGCCATTTTTGCGTATGAAAGTGGTATAACATGGGAAATATTATGTGAAATACTGTAGAGCTTTGTCATGGATTCATGTcttaatatttttggttttttttttcaatgtcaAGAATTAAGCTCACAATATTATTGGTACAGTTATTTCGGTAATGAATGACACTAAGAAATGATCTGAACTGTTAGCTGTCTCCATTTCTATGAGGCCATACTGTAAACATTTATTATGAcatgttttaaaggttttggcatTTGGCAGGAATAACAAGGCCAACATTTGTGGGAGTGTCTAATTATGCTGTTCTCAGATGGTCTGTTTGTTTGAAGTGTGTCATCTTAGATTTTTTAggattattcttttcttttacaTATCTTATAGGTAATTTTGTGCTTTTGGTGTCTTGTTTTTGTTCTGTGATGTATATGTGTTTTTTCGGGACTGTCCCTGTATAATATGTAGAGACTTCAGGGAATGTTTGCAACATTTGAAGCCTTGAAGACTCGTTGTTGCCTTCTAGGTACTTTcatgagaagagagagaaaaaaagagaagggggggggggggggggagggtttgtatatatttttatatcattGTTTTAAATGGTTTTCATTTATATTCCTCCTCTATTCTGTTAAAATTTCTGTTCATGTAATACATGTTAGGTTTAACATCTTATCACGTAATAAGGTTTAAAATGGTCAAGAATTTGAGATTAAGAACCTAAGTTGTAATGCACCTTATAAGAAaggggttaagtactgaaatcgtccctaaggtctggggtgaaaatcaaaatcatccccgacctttttttgttattaaaatcatcctcaacgtttaaaaacgctttaaaatcatcctttttaccaattttattttttttattaccaaactacccctcattaaaaaaattaaaaaataaaataaataaaattataaaataaaataaatataaattaaattaaaaaaagggaAAGAGGGAAAGAAAGGGATACAGAGAGAAACGGGGGGAGAGAAAGAAGGGGGTGGGGCGCGAGAAGGGGgtggggggagggggagggaaggGAAGCCGGGGGACGGCGGCTGCCAGGCACGGCGCCTCCTCCGCCTCGGCCTTGGCTCGCATCTTCTTCTCCCGCTCCTGCTCGCGACTCCAACGGCGGCGGCAAGGACGGATTCGATGGTCAGATCCGGCGAAGCTGGCGGCAAGGATGCGATGGTGGCAGTGCGGCTTTTCTGCAGCGACGGTGGCCACCCCTCCGCCTCGGCCTTGGCTCGCATCTTCTTCTCCCGCTTCTGCTCGCGACTCCAACGGCGGTGGCAAGGACTGGTTCGATGGCCAGATCCGGCGAAGCTGGCGGCAAGGATGCGACGGTGACAGTGCGGCTTCTCTGCAGCGACGGTGACCACTCCTGCGCCTGGTGCGACGACGTCTAGGGACGGCGACCAAGCCGCCTGTGATCTGCcactgttcttcttcttcttcttctgccacTGTTCTTTTTGTTGTAGAATTTccaaattttttgtgaattgttgctgagttttgattattgctgagttttgattattgttgttgctgaatttgttgattattgttgctgAGTTTTGATTGATTATTCTGATTTTTTGAGTTATAATTTTCTGAGTTATGATTTTCTGAGGTGGGGGTGGTGGTGGGTTCTGGGGGAAGGGGTTacgggagtggggtgaggggATTACGGGATAGTGAGGGGAGTGGGCTGAAGGGAGTGGGCTGAGggggtgaggggtgaggggtgaggggtgGGGGGTCGGGAGGGTGAGTGAGAGGGAGTTACGGGAAGGGGgatgggggagggggaggggtgagggttgaggggtggggggggggtgagggagtgggcaGAGGGGGGAGGCGAGAGTGAGTGAGGGAGGAGGGAGGGGGGAGGGCGGAGGGCGGAGGGGGAGGGTTGAGGGGTGGGAGGGGAGGGgggttgttttaattttttaatattatttttaattatttttattaataatgaagggtaatatgggaaaaaaataaaattgaagtgaaaaaggacgattttataacgttttgtaacgttgaggatgattttaataacaaaaaaaggtcggggacgattttgattttcaccccagaccttagggacgatttcagtacttaaccctataAGAAAGTATGCAGCTGAAGATATAAGATGTGAAGAAAAAGGTAAATGGGTTAAGGAAAATGTGGGGCAGGTTTAGAGCTTatttgggtgagcttttaagaaaagatctttttttgagttatctttttttaaaagatcttatggaaaagtaaaagtaattttatgtttgggtatctcatgtaaaaaggtctttttatcaatcaattatgtttgggtataacaatataaaagtacttttttgtttatttattacatgaaaaacatctttttttaaggaaaaaatatcttttaaaaaaagatgtaaattacagcttctcaaaaaagattttttttttattttactagtgcttttacttttactactagaaatttgccaaacacgttaaaaaataaaaaaagatattttttcattgaaaaaagatctttttttaacaaaataatggcgctcAAATATGCACTTAGAAGAATGATCTGGTGGGGGCAGGGTCAGCGTAACTGACTTGCTGACTCAGCAGAAGGGTGTGTGTGAGGTGCTGTGGAGAATATGCAGCATGGATAGGGCACATTTGTAGGAATATGTGTGTCATTTGGAGGTAGGCTATCATTTAAGCAACAAAAGTTCGGATAAATAAGAACTAACAAACAGAAGAGCCTAGCATGAATGTAGCAAAAATGTGAAATTCACTAATCTATCTCTCTTAATTTCTAAGCCAGATACCTCAAATGTTTACGTGCCTTGCACCATGTACAAGCAAGGCATCAAATCCTATCCCACATGGCTTGCTTGTTGGAATGTCTGTCATAGCCAAATGTGTCAATGCCAATCAATAAGAATTGCTCTGAGCCTCTAGGATACACCCAACACTCGCCAAAGATACTAAACAATGCATTCCAAAGAAAGCAAGCCACTGGATAATGTAAAATGAAAAAAAGTGAT is a window from the Arachis hypogaea cultivar Tifrunner chromosome 17, arahy.Tifrunner.gnm2.J5K5, whole genome shotgun sequence genome containing:
- the LOC112766789 gene encoding uncharacterized protein, which translates into the protein MGNGVDLDYELESNVDGNLSIGETLDSSYGGKNSEDAIQKGFIHERPNYAHDPVEYRYNASPLGVPSKGITFLDEDLGTLITARKSSNGSGMQRGEMKAQNEKSPLSKVPLSNLSTSLTRMNSLLLQSFNSSYMRPRWSSRPDRELLSAKLEIENGRVVSNPSGLHPPIFRDVAKFSRSYALMERRLKVYVYREGDKPIFH